In Brettanomyces bruxellensis chromosome 8, complete sequence, a genomic segment contains:
- a CDS encoding uncharacterized protein (BUSCO:EOG092604ML): protein MRLHFSTTPFQSLYAAIQNENYDAQITYMNLLKDDLLNVLVHPEKNPTSRKSVESGKAVFTDGSQFELNDQFKATALKLSDRLNLDELIAAETLFYASKDESGRLGMQFLDLGLAAYHTRRLYILQIVSYYVCRGIIVCDNGELECTISKSLDDASSHFRKIISVQSPKLLDSFIQIENELRATSQFVERSKLLGTYYLGGPIAHGVEYCRGSLYRQYQLLGEIYWGITGIQDCKSDNGHDGQSFNSSSFVCFSKFFNHLLSMKIEDIFSLCILPGVLRHITCLENWQDADIATFHAIVIKDTLDTTKLASSPLKAFIFTHFLSHFIPWCKKSSSRSKKYPFEKSVAIPLRNCISIGGALEYIMNVCAETRVRDPSFRLFYDFRALLQRHVPRLVPLLLEDEQDPSSSTGNGKGNSSNSVLSNFANTTATGNMNITTEPFNTQGHSIREKELFFLYRKNHLSLRTSEFLAPVFAEFALSFIENSAFILTEMRDMEEDLLLSSDHPDLDSMADSADLERFYMTVYYIFNGRPELGSVFWQHASDGNISSAYGFLQWGSHCNSPLIVSVFCVLLSALSCGPQNAVQAFNFLQITNDVSGIDDANAKASPIGGERGCFSILGKLSCVSWATIYTSIAQYNKELTGKIMDSDNTGINNNSNTSPNIFSTLSSSSVTASNGVTKNSTKASVLSIPEGSMVLRRRLGEDSIFFLAGLFQLLESVAKNSSQARSGLLSSDDYQLLKLLSRFLFASTPLCGAALSVMASLVGPLYTERQMFWKILDEWLFTYQFSNSHVSKRAQDVILEKLSSYEDILGFVRLLRALLKPKHGSSFKGLELQFPSDLGYRVHRPGVSCYLEVTVNILKQTEKSTLGINKKVVVELIILDLWVECISQISPDLSKSSNAAGITDMDNLVVGKSIVNYLQEHPGSLMLCLACDSSLYDVLFSISHAGIDVINFLPDTSPTVLLTNQCINLMSILLDRQTFLVDELLPVLRLSGNKYFDESLISRVSSSDGLASLHQALMLDITLVTDVSLYISSGKSDLARNCLQLIARLSIDSVFVNETSTSLLCSNRLLTLYETIDDSRRIRLGFIQQFESHGSINSRVDADLKLEILEYLVCDLINRGANKPCVSHFLLGFDTSRMVLGSVSDTNLGDSQDTGSILSPRSLLKSIVLALIETAKLLYSNEGSSFYFISVRFCSLASHLLFLLCDNPLIGPCVLDWLRQVGGIDNSCILSLLTFTSKVYKDQLWEGRYFDPNFSSENAFLQSDNGISLATLAAFTEYRFYLIRLLILELHSVFTSGSVTWPKRYFDVLINQSSSMGSSRLFDMLDILQFEAQNSVKTPDPLFAKFDFAYILNRIRCEHYIFNVPLAGHYDLSIVDNLVDLYCKEAHSIGIVQQDEMKDGLALLSNEKDVLKSILLATAAFDDYKALSVRHIHYWAILAQLVTENGETLHVPLVSRLLQLSIPLIDDYFSRDPSYSEDLLSMCLSLLHHLDRVSISNELISALIPLGSTAITGIRLPGLSVSSKVTSYTILTWVLHQMLIKESRKELGLLLVEVKALGSRLMNYIFNDALLADSSACISAIVLLDTLTQATSYLQSDSKDSNFVIDSLCTSPTFLPTLLKKLEVSPFRESTDSTEKVALLLLIRVAQTRRGAQQLVHLQLFSTLNSSPLLNIDPDTVLDPSTCDSALCFLVPIFRLIDTTIITLGPQNDIALKNASNLLCSHTDLIRPILKSQVVCHSSSSIAVTKELASLIYTASMYHSKYWVPVSLSTGHRPIFENLEHDIVVQDGVGLYQGSAKLLQYQDGRVYLTNKRIIYVPEAMVSNSHKIVAIALRLSVILRCIFHPGFLTSSPKVEIVLRSSGVIHPSNKFSDQSKISDSNETKSFTDSAFSHLNPNLDSELVWICPICFLSNTLKLDGGSIFNIKHQIGVPPKCGACGVTTTWNNLQKSTMLAGIKKSQAHSKYTYDLPEVDIVSFNNYQCPRCTFVNHPSMVCCEMCGTALPSKKKHTQILGHSMESHLNQSSNGKYGADFRLEADNLVDDNVIKLSFRLGGEHNFYNKLYQAIKDLDWESIQRKNGVNRGVVTSSVNNGINFSKALENVGPSTGIHGLQSSFIKKNYETSLILNDSLQDLNNLFEKGVQLIKLGQRYQKVLLGAEEKSIQSINSDLEILQTSHSTAKTLTSMLLRKNKFMRAKGQYTGISSLQSLKRAVDVKKGTSTYKVVYNLYLKELSRHICEFLIEEDILEKRNGLITLYELYALYNEACGFDIATPKEVLKAILLFSKFNFNYVITEIPLTKKEESTASMNIECTQKVYIISYKKLDSSSVIGKILQILSDHPGLSILQIQQERCLQISFIIIESLLNEMLNDGILVIDKTLQGEFFYPNKILSHDDSDSAIANRNFKLKIGNKKQKNEGTPSPIFKAASDDKSDGNHRDDILKELAGLKF, encoded by the exons ATGCGACTTCACTTTTCCACCACACCATTCCAGTCTCTTTACGCGGCAattcaaaatgaaaattatgaTGCCCAAATCACCTACATGaatttattgaaagatGATCTTCTTAATGTCTTGGTTCATCCAGAAAAGAACCCCACTTCAAGAAAGAGCGTTGAGTCTGGAAAGGCTGTTTTCACTGATGGGTCACAATTTGAGTTAAACGATCAGTTCAAAGCTACTGCACTTAAGTTATCGGATAGGCTTAATTTAGACGAGCTTATTGCTGCAGAAACCTTGTTTTATGCCTCTAAAGATGAGTCTGGAAGGCTCGGGATGCAGTTTCTTGATCTAGGACTTGCAGCCTATCATACACGTCGtctttatattttgcaaATAGTTTCCTATTACGTTTGTCGTGGTATAATAGTGTGCGATAACGGAGAATTAGAGTGCACTATCAGTAAAAGCTTGGATGATGCCAGCTCACATTTtcgaaaaataatatctgTTCAATCTCCGAAATTACTGGATTCATTCATACAAATAGAAAACGAGCTTAGAGCTACTTCACAGTTTGTTGAACGGTCAAAACTTCTTGGGACATATTATCTTGGTGGACCAATTGCTCATGGAGTCGAATACTGTCGTGGATCACTTTATCGACAATATCAACTTCTTGGAGAAATATATTGGGGTATTACTGGGATTCAAGACTGCAAGTCAGATAATGGCCACGATGGCCAAAGTTTCAATTCTTCGAGTTTTGTTTGCTTctccaaatttttcaaccaTTTGCTGTCAATGAAAATCGAGGATATATTTTCGTTATGTATTTTGCCAGGAGTACTGAGACACATAACTTGTTTGGAAAATTGGCAGGATGCGGACATAGCAACGTTTCATGCAATTGTTATAAAAGATACCTTAGACACTACGAAATTGGCTTCCTCACCTTTAAaagcttttatttttacacACTTCTTGTCTCATTTCATACCCTGGTGCAAAAAATCTTCTTCtagaagtaaaaaatatCCATTTGAAAAATCTGTTGCCATACCATTACGCAATTGCATTTCAATTGGGGGTGCACTGGAGTATATTATGAACGTTTGCGCTGAGACTAGGGTTCGTGACCCTTCTTTCAGACTTTTTTATGATTTTAGAGCTCTTTTACAACGTCATGTGCCTCGATTAGtgcctcttcttttggaagaTGAGCAGGACCCCAGTTCATCAACTGGGAATGGAAAGGGTAATTCAAGTAATTCCGTATTATCAAATTTTGCTAACACAACTGCGACAGGCAATATGAATATTACTACTGAGCCATTCAATACTCAAGGACATTCCATTAGAGAAAAGgagttattttttttgtaccGCAAAAATCATCTTTCATTGCGGACATCCGAATTCCTTGCCCCAGTTTTCGCTGAATTTGCCTTGTCATTCATCGAAAATTCTGCCTTCATCCTGACAGAAATGCGAGACATGGAGGAGGATCTTTTACTATCATCCGACCATCCGGATTTGGACTCGATGGCCGACAGTGCTGATTTAGAAAGATTCTATATGACAGTGTATTATATCTTCAATGGTCGACCAGAATTGGGCTCTGTCTTTTGGCAGCACGCCAGCGATGGTAATATTAGTTCAGCATATGGCTTTCTTCAGTGGGGATCCCATTGTAATAGTCCACTGATTGTCTCGGTATTCTGCGTTTTGTTATCGGCTCTTTCATGTGGTCCTCAGAATGCAGTTCAGGCGTTCAACTTTCTCCAAATTACAAATGACGTTTCGGGTATCGACGATGCCAACGCCAAAGCGAGCCCAATCGGGGGTGAGCGTGGATGCTTTTCGATTCTTGGTAAACTAAGTTGTGTTAGTTGGGCCACCATATATACTTCAATTGCTCAATACAACAAAGAACTTACAGGAAAAATTATGGATTCAGATAATACAGGAATAAACAACAATTCAAACACATCACctaatatattttccacattatcttcatcgtCAGTAACAGCTTCAAACGGAGTTACGAAAAATAGTACAAAAGCGTCCGTGCTATCTATTCCGGAGGGATCAATGGTTTTGAGACGTCGATTGGGTGAGGATTCTATCTTTTTCCTTGCAGGATTGTTTCAACTCCTTGAGAGTGTTGCAAAGAACAGCTCTCAGGCACGTTCCGGTCTTCTTTCTAGTGATGATTATCAGCTCTTAAAATTACTATCAagatttctttttgcttcaacACCCTTATGTGGGGCAGCCCTGTCTGTGATGGCTTCATTGGTTGGGCCATTATATACAGAAAGGCAGATGTTTTGGAAAATTCTTGATGAGTGGCTTTTTACTTATCAATTTTCCAATTCTCATGTGAGCAAAAGAGCTCAGGATGTTATCTTAGAGAAGCTAAGTAGTTATGAGGACATTCTTGGATTCGTTCGTCTTTTAAGAGCACTTTTGAAACCCAAACATGGTTCCTCATTTAAGGGTTTAGAACTACAATTTCCATCTGATCTTGGTTATCGTGTTCACAGGCCTGGTGTATCTTGCTATTTGGAGGTCACGGTCAATATTTTAAAGCAAACGGAAAAATCAACCCTTGgaattaacaaaaaagttgttgttgaacTTATTATTTTAGACTTATGGGTTGAATGCATCAGTCAAATCAGTCCTGATTTATCTAAGAGCTCAAATGCTGCTGGAATAACTGATATGGATAATTTGGTTGTTGGAAAAAGTATTGTTAACTATCTTCAAGAGCATCCAGGCTCTTTAATGCTATGTCTTGCATGTGATTCATCACTTTATGATGTGTTGTTCTCAATTTCACATGCAGGAATTGATGTTATCAATTTTCTACCTGATACAAGCCCTACAGTTTTGCTTACGAATCAGTGTATCAATTTAATGAGCATCCTCTTAGATAGGCAAACTTTCCTTGTGGACGAATTGTTACCGGTATTAAGATTATCAGGAAATAAGTATTTCGATGAGAGCCTTATATCGAGAGTTTCTTCATCTGATGGTCTTGCATCTTTGCACCAAGCTCTCATGTTAGATATTACCCTTGTGACGGACGTTTCTTTGTATATATCTTCCGGAAAGTCGGATTTAGCGCGAAATTGTTTGCAGCTTATTGCTCGTCTTTCAATTGATTCGGTTTTTGTCAACGAGACAAGTACAAGCCTCTTATGTTCCAACAGGTTGTTAACATTGTATGAGACGATTGATGATTCAAGAAGAATACGGTTAGGTTTTATACAGCAATTTGAATCTCATGGAAGTATTAACTCACGGGTGGATGCTGATTTGAAGCTTGAAATACTTGAATATTTGGTCTGTGATTTGATTAATCGGGGAGCCAATAAACCTTGTGTTTCGCACTTTCTTCTCGGATTTGATACTTCGAGGATGGTTCTTGGTTCTGTGTCTGATACAAATTTGGGAGATTCACAAGATACGGGTAGCATATTGTCACCACGTTCACTTTTGAAATCGATTGTACTTGCTTTAATTGAAACAGCTAAGCTGCTGTATTCAAACGAGGGTTCTTCGTTTTACTTCATCTCTGTTCGTTTTTGCAGTTTAGCTTCacatttactttttttgctttgtgaTAATCCGCTTATCGGGCCTTGCGTGTTGGATTGGCTACGACAGGTTGGTGGAATTGATAATTCttgtattctttctttacttACTTTTACAAGCAAGGTATACAAAGACCAACTTTGGGAGGGAAGATATTTCGatccaaatttttcaagtgAAAACGCATTTTTACAATCTGACAATGGTATTAGTCTGGCCACCCTTGCAGCATTTACCGAATACAGGTTTTATCTCATAAGATTACTTATTTTGGAGTTGCATTCGGTTTTTACAAGTGGCTCAGTTACCTGGCCGAAAAGGTATTTTGATGTTTTGATCAATCAGAGTTCTTCGATGGGCTCATCACGACTATTTGACATGTTGGATATACTTCAGTTTGAAGCACAAAATTCCGTGAAAACTCCTGATCCCTTGTTCGcaaaatttgattttgcgtatattttgaatagGATTCGCTGTGAgcattatatttttaatgTTCCTTTGGCTGGTCACTATGATTTGTCTATTGTGGATAATCTTGTTGACCTTTACTGCAAGGAGGCACATTCCATTGGAATCGTCCAGCAAGACGAGATGAAAGACGGTCTTGCTTTATTGTcgaatgaaaaagatgttTTGAAGTCTATTCTTTTGGCCACAGCAGCCTTTGATGATTACAAAGCACTTTCGGTGCGGCATATCCATTACTGGGCAATTTTGGCTCAGCTTGTTACAGAAAATGGTGAAACATTGCATGTCCCTCTTGTTTCGCGGCTTTTACAACTTTCAATTCCTTTAATTGATGATTACTTTAGTCGTGATCCTTCCTATAGTGAGGATCTTCTTTCAATGTGCTTATCGTTGTTGCATCACTTAGATCGTGTTAGCATTTCTAATGAGTTGATTTCAGCTTTAATTCCACTCGGATCCACGGCTATCACCGGTATTCGTCTTCCTGGACTTTCGGTGAGCTCTAAAGTTACATCTTATACGATTCTTACGTGGGTACTACATCAAATGTTAATTAAGgaatcaagaaaagaattaGGGCTGCTTCTGGTTGAAGTCAAGGCTTTGGGTTCAAGATTAATGAACTATATATTCAACGATGCTCTTTTGGCGGATTCGAGTGCCTGCATTTCAGCTATTGTTCTTCTAGACACATTAACACAAGCAacttcttatcttcaaagTGATTCCAAAGATTCGAATTTTGTTATTGATAGCCTCTGTACTTCTCCGACATTTTTGCCCactcttttgaaaaagctTGAAGTGTCACCATTTAGGGAGTCAACGGATTCTACCGAAAAGGTTGCACTCCTTCTCTTAATTCGTGTTGCCCAAACTCGGCGTGGAGCTCAGCAGCTAGTTCATCTCCagcttttttcaacattaaACTCATCACCTCTTTTAAATATAGATCCAGATACTGTTCTTGATCCGTCCACATGCGATTCAGctctttgttttttggTGCCTATATTTCGCTTAATTGATACAACCATAATAACTTTAGGCCCTCAAAATGACATTGCTCTGAAAAATGCTTCCAACTTGTTGTGCAGTCATACAGATTTAATTCGTCCTATTTTGAAGAGTCAAGTTGTTTGTCACAGTTCTTCAAGTATTGCTGTTACTAAGGAATTAGCATCTTTAATA TATACAGCATCTATGTATCATTCGAAATATTGGGTGCCTGTTTCTTTATCGACTGGTCACAGACCTATTTTTGAGAATCTGGAACACGATATTGTCGTTCAAGATGGAGTTGGACTCTATCAGGGTAGTGCCAAGTTGTTACAGTACCAAGATGGACGTGTATATCTTACTAATAAGCGTATTATTTACGTTCCGGAAGCAATGGTGTCAAATTCACATAAAATAGTAGCAATTGCACTAAGGCTTTCAGTAATACTGCGGTGTATCTTCCATCCTGGATTTCTCACTTCCAGTCCCAAGGTCGAGATTGTTTTGCGTTCAAGTGGCGTCATACATCCTTCAAATAAGTTTAGCGATCAATCAAAGATTTCTGATTCCAATGAAACGAAAAGTTTCACTGATAGCGCATTTAGCCATTTGAATCCTAATTTAGATTCAGAACTCGTGTGGATATGTCCGATTTGTTTTCTATCGAATACACTAAAACTTGATGGTGGTTccatttttaatattaaGCATCAAATAGGTGTACCGCCAAAATGTGGTGCTTGTGGTGTTACCACTACGTGGAATAATTTACAAAAAAGTACGATGCTCGCTGGTATTAAAAAGAGTCAAGCACATTCCAAATATACTTATGATTTACCTGAAGTTGATATTGTTAGTTTTAATAACTACCAGTGTCCACGTTGCACGTTTGTAAATCATCCATCAATGGTATGTTGCGAGATGTGTGGGACTGCTTTACcatctaaaaaaaagcacactCAAATATTGGGTCATTCCATGGAAAGTCATTTGAATCAATCTTCAAATGGGAAATATGGTGCCGACTTTCGTTTGGAAGCAGATAACTTGGTTGATGATAACGTAATAAAGCTAAGTTTTCGGTTGGGTGGCGAACATAATTTCTATAACAAGCTGTATCAGGCAATAAAAGATCTTGATTGGGAAAGTattcaaaggaaaaatggCGTTAATAGGGGAGTGGTGACATCATCCGTAAATAATGGAATTAACTTTTCTAAAGCTTTAGAAAATGTTGGTCCCAGCACAGGTATTCATGGCTTACAGTCATCatttataaaaaagaattatGAGACATCACTAATTCTCAATGACTCGTTGCAGGATCTTAAtaatctttttgaaaagggGGTGCAACTCATTAAGCTTGGGCAACGGTACCAGAAAGTTCTTCTTGGTGCCGAGGAAAAGTCAATCCAATCTATCAACAGTGATCTGGAAATACTTCAGACTTCTCATAGCACGGCAAAAACCTTAACATCCATGcttttaagaaaaaataaattcatgAGAGCGAAAGGTCAATACACGGGGATTTCAAGTTTGCAAAGTTTAAAAAGAGCGGTGGACGTCAAAAAAGGCACAAGTACCTATAAGGTTGTATATAACCTTTATCTGAAGGAGCTTTCAAGGCATATATGTGAATTTTTGATTGAAGAAGACATTCTAGAAAAGCGAAATGGTCTTATTACGTTATATGAACTCTACGCATTGTACAATGAAGCTTGTGGTTTTGATATTGCCACTCCTAAAGAAGTTCTGAAGGCGATTTTGTTGTTCTCaaaattcaatttcaattaTGTCATAACAGAAATACCGCTTacgaaaaaggaagaaagtaCTGCTTCTATGAACATTGAATGTACTCAAAAGGTGTATATAATTTCATATAAGAAGCTTGATTCATCGTCGGTGATCGGGAAAATTTTACAGATATTGTCCGATCATCCGGGACTATCTATTCTACAAATTCAGCAAGAGAGATGTCTTCAGATTagttttattattattgagAGCTTACTTAATGAGATGTTAAATGATGGGATATTAGTGATAGATAAAACATTACAAGGTGAATTTTTCTAtccaaataaaattttaagCCATGATGATTCTGATAGTGCCATTGCAAATCGGAACttcaaattgaaaatagGCAAtaagaagcaaaagaatgaaGGCACACCATCACCTATATTCAAAGCTGCATCTGATGACAAAAGTGATGGAAATCACAGAGATGATATTTTAAAAGAATTGGCTGGATTGAAGTTCTGA